In Candidatus Obscuribacterales bacterium, the sequence ACATTTTTCCCAGAAGAATGATACCTATTGTTGTAAAACCTCAATCCGTTCATCGGTCATGCGTTCTAGACAAGAGTAGTACATCAGCGGTTGGATGGATCCACCTTCAAATAGACTGGCTTCAAAATCGCAGTTGGTATCACGGTAGGCGAGCCAGGCTTCTTGCGCCTCTATCAATGCAGGGCGATCGCTTTGGGGAAGTTGATTCAGCACCTGTTGGTAGAGGCGGTTCAGATCGTCATCTGCTAGCTTATAGGTTTCTCCTGCGCAAAGATTCATATCGGATTGAGTTTGAGCATTCTGGCAGTCCACACCATTGACCACCCCTACCTCGCGTTCGCCTGGGGAGAATGGCGTGATGGGCGTGGGTTCTGGAGCAGAGGGCTCAGGGGTAGGCTCGGGCGCTGGCTCGTCTGGACT encodes:
- a CDS encoding lysozyme inhibitor LprI family protein, which translates into the protein MTIRLLRFGLILGVAIAPSCGWMGDTAERPTPPPAAEAPSEPTSPDEPAPEPTPEPSAPEPTPITPFSPGEREVGVVNGVDCQNAQTQSDMNLCAGETYKLADDDLNRLYQQVLNQLPQSDRPALIEAQEAWLAYRDTNCDFEASLFEGGSIQPLMYYSCLERMTDERIEVLQQ